The genomic interval CCCCTTCCAGCAAGTCCAAACCTGCTGCCGTAATGCCCAGGAATACGGTAAAAAAAGCAAGTTGACACCTGAAATGGCTGAGTTTTTACTAATTTGCCCCTCGATTAAGGGTTCAAGCCCTTTTAAATCAGGCAAATGAAAATAAGTAACGAATTTAAAGTTGGTATTCTCGTCATAGTCGGCCTTACCCTACTGATCATTGGATTTAACTTTCTGAAAGGGAAGGATGTCTTCAACCGGCAAACGAAACTCTACGCCGTTTTCTCTGACCTGGGTAGCCTTCAAAAATCAAACCCCGTAAAGATCAATGGTCTTGAAGTTGGTACGGTGTATGATTTCAAGGAGATGGACAAGGATCTCAGCGGGATCATCATAACGATCAATATGAACCGGGATGTGAATATCCCAACCAATTCCGTTGCCACCATTGAATCAGAATTACTCGGAACCGGTCTGATATCCATTACCAAAGGCGATGCTACCACCTACCTGAAATCGGGAGATACTTTGCACACCGACAAACAGGCCAGTCTGCTTTCGAGCGTTACAGCCCAGGTGACCCCTACCCTGACCAAAGTGCGCGAGTCGCTTGACTCGGTTAAAATGGTCATGAGTTCGGTGAATAAGATTTTTGATCCCAATACCAAAGGAAATATTCAAGCCATCATCGCCAATCTGATGGTCACTACCGCTTATTTACAAGACCTGCTGAATACCCAAACCGGTGCACTGGCCCAATCGCTGAATAACCTGAATTCGTTTACAGGAAACATGAAGAAGAACAATCAACAGATTGATTCCATCATGATCAATACCGCCAATGCCACCCGAAAATTTGCTGAACTCGATCTGGAAGGAACGCTTTCCACCTTGCAATCCACCCTCGATCAGTTAAAAGGGTCAATGGCCAAACTGGATAGTAAAGAAGGATCGCTGGGTCTGCTGCTTAATGACAAGCAGCTTTATGTGAACCTGAATAATACACTGGTGAGCCTGGAAACCTTGCTTGATGATGTACGTACTCATCCTAAACGGTACGTTAATGTTTCCGTCTTTGGCAAAAAGGATAAAAGCGGCCCCTTATCTTCGCCTACTCCCAAAGACTCTGTTATCATAGAAAAGAACTGATGACCCGAACGTTTACCCTCCTGTTTTTCTTCCTGCTGCTCACAGGGGGATTATTTGCCCAGGTATTACCCAGGACCACTACATTAACCCCTGCCGATACGGTGCGTCTCGTAGAGGTACTGGAAAGCAAAAAACTGGAATTTCTCCGCATCGATTCGATGACCGAATTACAGATCATGGTTGGCAATGTCAAACTCAGACAGGGTAACTCCACTTTCTGGTGCGACAGTTGTGTAAAGAATGAGAAGACAGGCATCTTTGAAGCCTTTGGGAGAGTTCACCTGAATGATAATGATACTACAGATGTTTACTCCGATTACTTGCTCTATAATATCAATACCCGGCTGGCCAACCTGCGAAAGAATGTAAAACTCACGGATGGCAAAGGAGTGCTGACCACCCAGGAACTGGACTATGATGTCAATACCAAGATCGGAACCTATAAGAATGGTGGAAGAGTGGTGAATGACAAAACTGTCGTCACCAGTAAAGAAGGTGTCTATTATTCCGATCTGCGGGATGTATATTTTAAAAAGAATGTAGAACTCAAAAACCCGGAGTTCTATGTCAAGACCGACTCGATTCTCTACAATACCGGCAATGAAACTGCAAGGTTCATTGCCCAGACCTTTATCCGGGATAGTAGTGGCCGGACGATTGATACCCGGGAAGGATATTATAACCTGAAAACAGGTAATGCCGAATTTGGCCGGCGGTCCGTTATCAATGATGGTGACCTGCAGGTGACGGGTGATATGATCTATAATAATGACAGCCTGGGGATAGTTCAGATCGAAGGAAATGGCATTGTCAGGGATACGGCGCAGGGAAGAACGGTCATTGCCAATAAGATCTTTGTGGATAAGAACAAGGACGCTTTTCTGGCCACCCAGAAACCGGTGATGATCATCAAAGAAGATCAGGACTCCATATTCATTACCGCCGATACGCTTTTCTCGGCCCGGCTGACCGATCTGTATGGGAAGGCAAAGAAAG from Chitinophagales bacterium carries:
- a CDS encoding MCE family protein, whose amino-acid sequence is MKISNEFKVGILVIVGLTLLIIGFNFLKGKDVFNRQTKLYAVFSDLGSLQKSNPVKINGLEVGTVYDFKEMDKDLSGIIITINMNRDVNIPTNSVATIESELLGTGLISITKGDATTYLKSGDTLHTDKQASLLSSVTAQVTPTLTKVRESLDSVKMVMSSVNKIFDPNTKGNIQAIIANLMVTTAYLQDLLNTQTGALAQSLNNLNSFTGNMKKNNQQIDSIMINTANATRKFAELDLEGTLSTLQSTLDQLKGSMAKLDSKEGSLGLLLNDKQLYVNLNNTLVSLETLLDDVRTHPKRYVNVSVFGKKDKSGPLSSPTPKDSVIIEKN
- a CDS encoding OstA family protein; this encodes MTRTFTLLFFFLLLTGGLFAQVLPRTTTLTPADTVRLVEVLESKKLEFLRIDSMTELQIMVGNVKLRQGNSTFWCDSCVKNEKTGIFEAFGRVHLNDNDTTDVYSDYLLYNINTRLANLRKNVKLTDGKGVLTTQELDYDVNTKIGTYKNGGRVVNDKTVVTSKEGVYYSDLRDVYFKKNVELKNPEFYVKTDSILYNTGNETARFIAQTFIRDSSGRTIDTREGYYNLKTGNAEFGRRSVINDGDLQVTGDMIYNNDSLGIVQIEGNGIVRDTAQGRTVIANKIFVDKNKDAFLATQKPVMIIKEDQDSIFITADTLFSARLTDLYGKAKKDTVAKDSLSATPSDSTSTTLTPADSLTAPLRDTIVKLEPLQRDSLQVNDDKDSTNRYFEAFRNVRIFSDSLQAVCDSMFYSFKDSTFRLYDNPVVWTNKNQVLGDTILLFTRNRKAHKMEVFNNAFLAAQLDPEIFNQIRSRRVDAWFTDGSIDSARARGGAESIYFVQDQDSAYTGVNQSECELYDVYFIEQELKRIVARNNVKGVLWPMRQKSPTEMRLIGFQWLEEKRPKTWFELFE